A genome region from Triticum aestivum cultivar Chinese Spring chromosome 2B, IWGSC CS RefSeq v2.1, whole genome shotgun sequence includes the following:
- the LOC123043656 gene encoding probable apyrase 2 translates to MRRYSQLPGAGRQDTLADRVHRYRGVLLVVLAPLALVSLVLLLMPRAPAGAAQRPLGGGVGAAAAGGKKYAVIFDAGSSGSRVHVFCFDGNLDLVHIGTDIELFVQKKPGLSAYAQDPREAAQSLVSLIEKAKEVVPAELRDQTPVRVGATAGLRALGAGKSEEILQAVRDLLREKSSFKNQPDWVTVLDGTQEGAYEWVTINYLLGNLGKTYADTVGVVDLGGGSVQMAYAIPEKDAEKAPKPADGEESYVKKLFLKGTTYHLYVHSYLRYGLLAARAEILKAGNANGYSNCVLAGHQGQYKYGGNTFEASAAPSGSSFSECRADVVKALKVDEACTHMKCSFGGIWNGGGGAGQKNLFVASFFFDRAAEAGFINSNAAVAKVKPSDFEEAAKRACKLNVNDAQSSYPGVQKDNVPYICMDLVYQYTLLVDGFGVDPQQEMTLVKKVPYSDAFVEAAWPLGSAIEVASSS, encoded by the exons ATGCGCCGCTACTCGCAGCTGCCGGGCGCCGGCCGCCAGGACACGCTCGCCGACCGCGTGCACCGCTACCGCGGGGTGCTGCTCGTCGTGCTCGCGCCCCTCGCCCTCGTCTCGCTCGTGCTCCTCCTCATGCCGCGCGCGCCCGCCGGGGCCGCCCAGAGGCCCCTGGGAGGAGgggtcggcgccgccgccgccgggggtAAGAAGTACGCCGTCATATTCGACGCCGGCAGCTCCGGCAGCCGCGTCCACGTCTTCTGCTTCGACGGCAACCTGGATCTTGTCCACATTGGCACCGACATCGAGCTCTTCGTCCAG AAAAAGCCTGGACTTAGCGCGTACGCCCAGGACCCGCGCGAGGCTGCTCAATCGCTCGTCTCCCTCATTGAGAAGGCCAAGGAAGTGGTTCCGGCTGAATTGCGCGACCAGACGCCTGTCAGAGTTGGG GCAACAGCAGGGCTAAGAGCTTTGGGAGCAGGAAAATCCGAAGAGATCTTGCAAGCG GTTAGGGATCTTCTTCGTGAAAAGAGTTCATTTAAGAACCAGCCGGATTGGGTCACAGTTCTTGATGGAACTCAGGAAGGTGCATATGAATGG GTTACCATTAATTATCTGTTGGGAAATCTGGGAAAGACCTATGCAGACACAGTTGGTGTGGTTGACCTTGGCGGTGGATCTGTCCAAATGGCGTATGCTATCCCAGAGAAGGATGCTGAAAAGGCTCCTAAACCAGCAGATGGTGAAGAATCATACGTGAAGAAGCTTTTCCTTAAAGGGACAACATATCATCTTTATGTGCACAG TTATTTGCGCTATGGATTGCTGGCTGCTAGAGCAGAGATCTTAAAAGCTGGCAATGCCAATGGTTACAGCAACTGTGTATTGGCTGGACATCAGG GGCAATACAAGTATGGTGGCAATACATTTGAAGCATCGGCTGCACCTTCTGGCAGTAGTTTTTCGGAATGCAGGGCTGATGTAGTGAAAGCTCTTAAAGTAGATGAAGCATGCACTCACATGAAATGTTCCTTTGGTGGCATTTggaatggtggtggtggtgctggacAGAAGAATCTCTTTGTAGCGTCGTTTTTCTTTGACAGGGCAGCTGAG GCTGGTTTCATTAACTCCAATGCGGCTGTTGCCAAGGTCAAACCCTCAGACTTTGAGGAAGCTGCCAAGCGTGCTTGTAAATTGAACGTGAATGACGCCCAATCTAGCTACCCTGGTGTCCAGAAGGATAACGTCCCATACATTTGCATGGATCTTGTTTACCAGTACACACTGCTCGTGGATGGATTTG GTGTTGATCCCCAACAAGAGATGACATTGGTAAAGAAGGTTCCTTACAGTGACGCGTTTGTTGAAGCTGCGTGGCCACTCGGAAGTGCCATCGAGGTTGCATCTTCGTCATAG